The Ornithinimicrobium sufpigmenti genome includes the window CGGCCCGCGAGGGCGTCTCCCAGCTACGGCTCGCGGAGGACCAGGAGACGTATGCCCTGCTCCGGGGCCCGGCCCTGGAGCGCACCGAACGCTTCGCGGCCAACGTGGGCGGCGCCGGGCTGGTGGACCCGACGGCCGACAGCAGCTACCTGGAGGAGGGCGACGGGAGCGCCCGGGTCAGCGTGACCGTCACGGGCCGGGTCATCACCCTGGTGCCCGGCCTCGACCTCACCGCCAGCGCCGAGGCCTCCGGCACCGTCGAACGGTTCCTGGAGCCAGCCGGTCCCTAGCGCCGTCCCACCCCCGTCGGACGCGGACGGCATACCCGTGCACGACCCCCGACGACACGTCCACGACACGTCCACCCACCGGTCCGTCCGCCCAGCCGACCACCCAGCCGACCACCGTCACCGCACCGAGAGGAGCCCGTATGGCCACCCGCCCCACCGGCCGGCACCGGCGTCCCCGGCGTGCTGGGCGTGCCTGGGGCCCAGGAAGGCCAGGGCGGGGCGGCGAGCGGGGTTCGATCGCGCTGGAGATGGCCTTCGCCGCGCCGATCGTGCTCCTGCTCCTGGCCCTGGCGTGGACCTACGGCCGCGTGGCCTGGGCGAACGGCCACCTCGAGGCCGGTGCTCGCGACGCGGCACGGGTGGCGACCCAGTCCCGCTCGGCCGAGGAGGCCCGCGCCAACGCGCTCGCCGTGGTGCAGGAGAACACTGCCGCGGTCGCCGGCTGCGGGGAGAGCGCGGCCGTCCTGCTGACCGGCAGCTTCGAGCCGGGCAGCACGTTGACCGTGCGGGCGAGCTGCAGCTACAGCCTGTCCGACATCGGGCTGCCCGGGGCGCCGGGCACGATGACCCCGACCGCGACCTTCTCCTCGGTCATCGACCAGCGGCGGGGGATCGCTCCATGAGGGTGGCAGGGAGTGAGCGGGGCTCGATCCTGCCCGTCGTGCCGATCATGGCGCTGGTGATGCTCATGCTGGCCGGGCTGGTGATCGACGCCTCGCGACAGCTCAACGCCCGCGGCCAGGCCGTCGCCTACGCCGAGGAGGCGGCCCGCGCCGGGGCGCAGGCGATCCAGCCCGAGGTGCCGCTGAGGCTGGATCCCGCCGAGGTCGGCGACCTCGTCGCGGAGTACTGCTCCACGGTCCTCGGGCAGCAGCACGTGACCGCCTGCGAGCTGGTCCGGCTCGACCCGGCCCCGGACGGCCCGCCCCGGCCCCTGGTCGTGGTCGTCCGGGTGCAGACCCAGATCCCCACCACCTTGCTGGGGATGGTGGGCGTCCGGTCCTTGTCCGCGTCCGGCGAGGGCCGGGCCCAGCCTGTCGAAGGAGTGCTCGATGTCCCTGAGCCCACGCCGGAGCCGTAGCCGGCCCAGCCGAGCGGCGCGCCCCGCCGGTCTGTCCGTGCTGCCCCTCGTCCTCCCCCTGGTCCTGGCCCTCGGCGCCTGCGCCGGGGACGACGGCGGCACCGACGCCACCGCAGCGGTCACCCCCGGCGCGCTCGCCGGCAGCACGACGAACCCCTCCCCGACGCCCACGCCGAGCCAGCCCACCGACGTCGACGCGTCAGCACGGCCGACGACCGCCACGGGCCAGGCAGAGACGGGCCAGGCAGGGACGGGCCAGGCAGGGACGGGCGAGGTGGTGACCGACAGCCCGGAGGACGAGGAGCCCGAGGTCTGGGCCACCTTCACCGCCGAGCCGGGGCAGGCGCCGGGCGACGTCTCCGAGGCGTTCTCCGACGACCCCCGGCTGCAGGCCGTGCTCCGCTTCAACGCGGAGTTCGCGCGCGCGGTCACGGACGACGACCCCCGGCGCGCGGAGTGGCTGGCCACCCTCGACCCGGAGAGCTACGAGGCGCTCATGGACTACCTCGGGGAGGAGTTCGGCAAGGACTACCCCGGTCCGCTGCCCTTCACGCCCCTCGACGTGGGTCCCGGTGACGAGGACGGCACCGCCAGCGTCCAGGGCTGCATCATCTCCGCCGGCTTCGCGCTGGGCGACGAAGGCTTCACCGATGCCACCGTCACCTCCATCGAGTACGCTCTCGTCGAGGACCCGGCGGAGCCGGACGCATGGCTGGTCCAGGCGATGTGGGCCGGGGCATACGACTGCTCGACGACCGATGTGCCAGCCCGCCTCTGGTGACCTGGGGAGGACCGCCATGACAGCCGCCACCGACACCGACACCGCCACGACAAGTGCCGTGACCCCCACGCCGAGAGCCCGCGCCCTGCGCCGAGGGCTGGCGGGTCTGGCCGCAGCCGGGCTCGG containing:
- a CDS encoding TadE/TadG family type IV pilus assembly protein, giving the protein MTGRRRLAGPRPRNARERGSAALELAIVAPALLALIFFSLQAAFFFYGRAAATQAAREGVSQLRLAEDQETYALLRGPALERTERFAANVGGAGLVDPTADSSYLEEGDGSARVSVTVTGRVITLVPGLDLTASAEASGTVERFLEPAGP
- a CDS encoding TadE family protein encodes the protein MATRPTGRHRRPRRAGRAWGPGRPGRGGERGSIALEMAFAAPIVLLLLALAWTYGRVAWANGHLEAGARDAARVATQSRSAEEARANALAVVQENTAAVAGCGESAAVLLTGSFEPGSTLTVRASCSYSLSDIGLPGAPGTMTPTATFSSVIDQRRGIAP
- a CDS encoding Tad domain-containing protein, with product MRVAGSERGSILPVVPIMALVMLMLAGLVIDASRQLNARGQAVAYAEEAARAGAQAIQPEVPLRLDPAEVGDLVAEYCSTVLGQQHVTACELVRLDPAPDGPPRPLVVVVRVQTQIPTTLLGMVGVRSLSASGEGRAQPVEGVLDVPEPTPEP